Proteins encoded together in one Eriocheir sinensis breed Jianghai 21 chromosome 41, ASM2467909v1, whole genome shotgun sequence window:
- the LOC127009729 gene encoding telomerase RNA component interacting RNase-like, producing the protein MAAVSSPTSSSSSGSDSNSQDETRQTQTPNNVFRNDGSFMEMFKKMQEDQKRKEKEEPTKRPSSAGSPTSKDPPPKKPALSFVGKRRGGRILATGMVKKQRREAVPEKPKPVEGGKTDAWSQYMSEVRKYKEQSCEEEGKRRPLVK; encoded by the exons ATGGCGGCGGTGAGCAGCCCCACTAGCTCCAGCTCCAGCGGCTCCGACTCCAACAGCCAGGACGAGACCAGGCAGACGCAGACCCCCAATAATGTCTTCCGGAACGACGGGTCCTTCATGGAGATGTTCAAGAAGATGCAGGAGgaccagaagaggaaggagaaggaggaacccACCAAGCGGCCGTCCTCAGCGGGGTCCCCCACCAGCAAGGACCCGCCGCCCAAGAAACCCGCCCTCAGTTTT GTGGGCAAACGGCGGGGCGGGAGAATCCTGGCCACTGGCATGGTCAAGAAGCAGCGGCGGGAGGCGGTCCCAGAGAAG CCGAAACCAGTGGAGGGCGGCAAGACTGACGCCTGGTCTCAGTACATGAGCGAGGTGCGGAAGTACAAGGAACAGTCTtgtgaggaggagggcaagagacGACCGCTGGTCAAGTGA
- the LOC127009728 gene encoding kinetochore protein spc24-like, producing the protein MERENKDKHIQEMNNTVISVRNRLRNNTSISSLRERTARLADEKSSIKRIQEELQESIRELLSLAKAEASSLQSMSSQSVDSEKKNLTSELTKIEKQKEELERELAGVGRTITHKKEVLENLQNQAASSQQETSTCLSKIRASYALYTKLSNIKWDHNAPEGIIKGFVMKPEESRVIPYKFEKGSHSQFFITNYIWEQINAGQDDLLEEATPSA; encoded by the exons ATGGAGAGGGAGAACAAGGACAAGCATATCCAGGAGATGAACAACACCGTCATCTCCGTCAGGAACAGACTGCGAAACAACACCAGCATCAGCTCACTCCGAGAGAGGACCGCCAGACTGGCCGACGAGAAGTCCTCAATCAAAAGGATACAAGAGGAACTGCAGGAAAGCATAAGAG aaCTGTTGAGCTTGGCCAAGGCAGAGGCCAGTAGTTTGCAGTCAATGAGCTCACAGTCTGTGGATTCAGAGAAGAAGAACTTGACCTCCGAGCTCACTAAAATTGAGAAGCAAAAG GAGGAGCTGGAGAGGGAGCTTGCGGGCGTTGGCAGAACCATCACCCACAAGAAGGAGGTGCTCGAGAACCTGCAGAACCAGGCCGCCTCTTCCCAACAGGAGACATCCACTTGCTTGTCAAAAATCAG GGCAAGCTACGCACTCTACACCAAGCTCTCAAACATCAAGTGGGACCACAACGCACCTGAGGGCATCATCAAGGGCT TTGTCATGAAGCCGGAGGAGAGCCGAGTGATCCCCTACAAGTTTGAGAAGGGGTCACACTCCCAGTTCTTCATCACAAACTACATCTGGGAGCAAATCAACGCGGGCCAAGATGATCTCCTGGAGGAAGCCACACCATCAGCCTGA